In Phaeobacter piscinae, one genomic interval encodes:
- a CDS encoding GcrA family cell cycle regulator translates to MSWTDERVELLKKMWGEGQSASQIAKELGGVTRNAVIGKVHRLGLSNRNSGTAKPAAEPKEKPAAAPKPAPAAAAAAPAKPKPQPKTEPARPVTPEPAASAEGRPATPARRQIIPAGQPLPPQPSANEISPEALAKVNEIEKKAKKLGLMELTERTCKWPVGDPATEDFWFCGLPVQQGKPYCEAHVGVAFQPMSARRDRKR, encoded by the coding sequence ATGTCCTGGACAGACGAGCGCGTCGAACTGCTCAAGAAAATGTGGGGCGAAGGGCAATCTGCAAGCCAGATCGCCAAGGAACTGGGCGGCGTGACCCGCAACGCCGTGATTGGCAAGGTGCATCGCCTGGGACTGTCCAACCGCAACAGCGGTACGGCCAAACCCGCCGCCGAGCCCAAGGAAAAACCCGCCGCGGCACCAAAACCGGCGCCCGCCGCAGCTGCGGCCGCACCGGCGAAGCCCAAGCCGCAGCCCAAGACCGAACCGGCCCGCCCGGTGACGCCTGAGCCTGCGGCCTCTGCCGAAGGTCGCCCGGCCACGCCTGCACGCCGCCAGATCATTCCGGCCGGCCAGCCGCTGCCGCCGCAGCCCTCGGCCAATGAAATCAGCCCCGAAGCGCTGGCCAAGGTCAATGAGATCGAGAAAAAGGCCAAGAAGCTGGGCCTGATGGAACTGACCGAGCGGACGTGCAAATGGCCCGTGGGCGATCCCGCGACCGAGGATTTCTGGTTCTGCGGCCTGCCTGTTCAGCAGGGCAAACCCTATTGCGAAGCCCATGTCGGTGTGGCGTTCCAGCCGATGAGCGCACGCCGCGACCGCAAACGGTAA
- the kdsA gene encoding 3-deoxy-8-phosphooctulonate synthase, whose product MKNISVADLSIGNDRPLTLIAGPCQLESLDHARMIAGQMKEACAKYGAQYVFKASYDKANRTSLSGKRGLGVDEGLKVLQTIAKEFDVPVLTDVHTEAQCAVAAEAVDILQIPAFLCRQTDMLLAAGKTGKAVNIKKGQFLAPWDMANVVAKVESTGNKNILLTERGTSFGYNTLVADMRSLPQMAQGGYPVVMDATHSVQQPGGKGGSTGGQREFAPLMARAAVSLGIASLFIETHEDPDNAPSDGPNMIYLDQMPKLIESLMRFDALAKADPIRI is encoded by the coding sequence ATGAAAAATATCTCCGTCGCCGACCTCAGCATCGGCAATGACCGCCCGCTGACCCTCATTGCTGGCCCTTGCCAGCTGGAAAGCCTGGACCATGCGCGCATGATCGCAGGTCAGATGAAAGAGGCCTGCGCAAAATATGGCGCGCAATATGTGTTCAAGGCCTCCTATGACAAGGCCAACCGCACCTCGCTGTCCGGCAAACGTGGGCTGGGCGTGGATGAGGGGCTGAAGGTCCTGCAAACCATCGCCAAGGAATTTGACGTGCCTGTGCTGACCGACGTCCACACAGAGGCGCAATGTGCAGTGGCGGCCGAGGCCGTGGATATCCTGCAGATCCCGGCCTTCCTATGCCGTCAGACTGATATGCTGCTGGCCGCAGGCAAGACCGGCAAGGCCGTGAACATCAAGAAGGGCCAGTTCCTGGCCCCTTGGGACATGGCCAATGTCGTCGCCAAGGTGGAAAGCACCGGCAATAAGAACATCCTGCTGACCGAGCGCGGCACCTCATTTGGCTACAATACACTGGTCGCCGACATGCGGTCGCTGCCGCAGATGGCCCAGGGCGGTTACCCGGTGGTGATGGACGCCACCCATTCTGTACAGCAGCCCGGTGGCAAAGGCGGCTCCACCGGTGGACAGCGTGAATTTGCGCCGTTAATGGCGCGTGCAGCAGTGTCGCTGGGTATTGCGTCGCTGTTTATTGAAACCCATGAGGACCCGGACAACGCGCCCTCTGACGGGCCAAACATGATTTATCTGGACCAGATGCCCAAGCTGATCGAGAGCCTGATGCGCTTTGATGCGCTGGCCAAGGCCGACCCTATCCGCATCTGA
- a CDS encoding capsule biosynthesis protein codes for MTTKPKAKKFRVRRSGGAAAQPAAARPVPPPSAADAAQAAPPMASATAAGQTGAGEAGPGAPGRIETSPADDAISIKEPSKATTGKPSTDLDEIRKEGLTGRQLRLARRIAQKNNLPATSDFDAVRQLRLKGIDPFQRANMLELVVQPNTAQPAGAPQAPGSVQLPQTVPSDKVSLPATELSPAERRNREIQQIQRDIARRRRRKLLLLGARLAFFVMLPTALTGYYFYGVATPMYAAKSEFLVLKADSAGGGGGLGGLLSGTQFATSQDSIAVQSYLQSKEAMLRLDREVGFKSHFTQEWIDPIQRLEDNPTNEEAYKTYSRNVKIGYDPTEGVVRMEVTAANPQVSAEFSQKLISYAQEKVNQLSVQKRSDQVGDAETALEMAEEKRRNAQERLVRLQQRGTVLDPEGVIMSLRSQISTFELQRQEKELELAALLDNARPNQAKVDGARADIARLNSLIQRLNDRMIDASAGENSLASLTVQIQMAQADLATRDMMLQSALQQVEQTRMEANRQVRYLTTAVEPVPSQEATYPRRFENTILAFLIFSGIYLMCSLTASILREQVSS; via the coding sequence ATGACTACCAAACCCAAGGCTAAGAAATTCCGGGTCCGCCGCAGTGGAGGCGCCGCAGCGCAACCCGCGGCTGCACGCCCCGTACCGCCGCCCAGCGCCGCTGACGCGGCCCAGGCTGCCCCGCCCATGGCATCGGCGACAGCTGCAGGCCAGACTGGCGCCGGAGAGGCAGGTCCCGGGGCGCCTGGCCGCATCGAGACCTCACCTGCGGATGACGCCATCTCCATTAAGGAGCCGTCAAAAGCAACGACCGGCAAACCCTCCACCGATCTGGATGAGATCCGCAAGGAGGGGCTGACAGGACGCCAATTGCGGCTGGCCCGCCGGATTGCGCAGAAAAACAACCTGCCCGCCACCTCCGATTTCGATGCTGTGCGTCAGCTGCGACTGAAGGGGATCGACCCGTTCCAGCGCGCCAATATGCTGGAACTGGTGGTACAGCCCAACACGGCCCAGCCCGCTGGTGCGCCGCAGGCACCGGGCAGCGTACAGCTGCCGCAAACGGTGCCGTCCGACAAGGTGTCCCTGCCCGCAACCGAGTTGAGCCCGGCGGAGCGGCGCAACCGCGAAATTCAGCAAATTCAGCGCGATATCGCCCGTCGCCGTCGTCGCAAGCTCTTGCTGCTCGGCGCGCGGCTGGCGTTTTTCGTGATGCTGCCAACGGCGCTTACGGGCTATTATTTCTATGGCGTTGCGACGCCGATGTATGCTGCGAAATCGGAATTTCTGGTGCTTAAGGCCGACAGCGCCGGCGGTGGCGGCGGGCTGGGCGGGCTGTTGAGTGGCACGCAGTTTGCCACCAGTCAGGATTCGATCGCGGTGCAAAGCTACCTGCAATCGAAAGAGGCGATGTTGCGGCTGGACCGGGAGGTCGGGTTCAAATCCCATTTCACGCAGGAGTGGATCGACCCGATCCAGCGGCTGGAAGACAACCCCACCAATGAGGAAGCCTATAAGACCTATTCCCGCAACGTGAAGATTGGCTATGACCCGACAGAGGGGGTTGTCCGGATGGAGGTCACGGCCGCCAATCCGCAGGTCTCGGCCGAGTTTTCCCAAAAGCTGATCAGCTATGCGCAGGAAAAGGTGAACCAATTGTCGGTGCAGAAACGCTCCGATCAGGTGGGCGATGCCGAAACCGCGCTGGAGATGGCAGAGGAAAAACGCCGCAACGCCCAGGAACGGCTGGTGCGGTTGCAACAGCGCGGCACGGTGCTTGACCCCGAGGGGGTGATCATGTCGTTGCGCTCACAGATCAGCACCTTTGAGTTGCAGCGTCAGGAAAAGGAGCTGGAGCTGGCCGCCCTGCTGGACAATGCCCGCCCCAACCAAGCCAAGGTGGATGGCGCGCGTGCCGACATCGCGCGGCTGAACAGCCTCATTCAGCGGTTGAATGATCGCATGATAGACGCCTCAGCTGGCGAAAACTCGCTCGCCAGCCTGACAGTGCAGATCCAGATGGCGCAGGCCGATCTGGCCACCCGCGATATGATGCTGCAATCGGCGCTACAACAGGTGGAGCAGACCCGGATGGAGGCGAACCGTCAAGTCCGCTATCTGACGACAGCCGTGGAACCCGTCCCAAGCCAGGAAGCAACCTATCCCCGCCGATTTGAAAATACGATTTTGGCATTCCTGATCTTTTCCGGTATTTACCTGATGTGCTCGCTTACTGCGTCCATCCTCCGAGAACAGGTTTCGTCATAA
- a CDS encoding uracil-DNA glycosylase family protein — translation MTTIEDLRQEIRACRLCAERFAATVTRHSPRPVAWFDSAARILIAGQAPGARVHASGRPFTDPSGDRLREWLGLSEAQFYDQSLVAIVPMAFCFPGYSAKKADLPPPAICRTTWHDRVMTSLPNIGLRVLVGGYAHSYHLGGKQSVQARVEGWRDHAPQEFPLPHPSWRNTAWLKRNPWFETDLLPVLRARVQELIS, via the coding sequence ATGACCACAATCGAGGATCTGAGGCAGGAGATTCGCGCCTGTCGGCTATGTGCGGAACGGTTTGCCGCAACCGTGACCCGGCACAGCCCGCGCCCGGTTGCCTGGTTCGACAGTGCCGCGCGTATCCTGATCGCCGGTCAGGCACCGGGCGCGCGCGTTCACGCCAGCGGTCGCCCCTTTACCGATCCGTCCGGGGATCGCCTGCGGGAGTGGCTGGGGTTGAGTGAGGCGCAATTCTACGACCAGTCGCTTGTGGCAATCGTGCCGATGGCCTTCTGTTTTCCGGGCTATTCCGCAAAAAAGGCGGATCTGCCGCCCCCAGCAATCTGTCGCACCACCTGGCATGATCGGGTGATGACCAGCCTGCCCAATATTGGTCTGCGCGTGCTGGTTGGCGGCTATGCCCACAGCTATCATCTGGGCGGTAAACAGTCGGTGCAGGCGCGGGTTGAAGGCTGGCGAGACCATGCGCCGCAAGAGTTTCCCTTGCCACATCCGTCCTGGCGCAATACCGCATGGCTGAAACGCAATCCCTGGTTTGAGACCGACTTGCTGCCGGTCCTGCGCGCCCGGGTTCAGGAGCTGATATCATGA
- a CDS encoding phosphomannomutase/phosphoglucomutase, whose translation MTKPIPEVRPNTWSFLRDPMITPTGFREYDARWKYPEEINLPGMTALGLGLGTQMHKRGIPPVIAVANDYRDYSVSIKHALIIGLMQAGIEVRDIGPALSPMAYFAQFHLDVPAVAMVTASHNPNGWTGVKMGFERPLTHGPDEMGELRDIVLNGEGVARPGGSYQFVDGVKEAYLDDLVGDFKMSRPLKVVCATGNGTASAFAPELFERMGVEVVESHNALDYTFPHYNPNPEAMEMLHDMSDSVKASGADMALGFDGDGDRCGVVDDEGEEIFADKVGVIMARDLSKLHPNATFVADVKSTGLFASDPELKANGVTADYWKTGHSHMKRRVKEIGALAGFEKSGHYFLAEPVGRGYDCGMRVAVEICKLMDRNPDKSMSDLRKALPKTWATPTMSPYCADTEKYTVLERLVEKLVAKAEAGETLAGRPIKEVVTVNGARVILDNGSWGLVRASSNTPNLVVVCESSESEAELREIFAEIDAVIRTEPLVGDYDQTF comes from the coding sequence ATGACCAAACCCATCCCCGAGGTGCGCCCGAACACCTGGAGCTTTCTGCGCGATCCGATGATCACGCCCACCGGTTTTCGCGAATATGACGCGCGCTGGAAATACCCTGAGGAAATCAATCTGCCCGGCATGACGGCGCTGGGGCTGGGGCTTGGCACGCAAATGCACAAGCGCGGCATCCCGCCGGTGATTGCGGTGGCCAATGACTATCGCGACTATTCGGTTTCTATCAAACACGCGCTGATCATCGGCCTGATGCAGGCCGGTATCGAGGTGCGCGACATTGGCCCGGCCCTGTCGCCGATGGCCTATTTCGCGCAGTTCCATCTGGATGTGCCTGCGGTGGCCATGGTCACCGCCTCGCACAACCCCAACGGCTGGACCGGCGTCAAGATGGGCTTTGAACGCCCGCTGACCCATGGTCCAGATGAAATGGGTGAGCTGCGGGACATTGTCCTGAATGGTGAGGGCGTGGCCCGCCCCGGCGGCTCCTATCAGTTCGTGGATGGCGTAAAAGAGGCCTATCTCGATGATCTGGTCGGCGATTTCAAAATGTCCCGCCCGCTGAAGGTGGTCTGCGCCACCGGCAATGGCACCGCCTCCGCCTTTGCACCGGAGCTGTTTGAACGGATGGGGGTTGAGGTGGTCGAAAGCCACAACGCGCTGGACTATACCTTCCCGCACTACAACCCGAACCCCGAAGCCATGGAAATGCTGCACGATATGTCCGACAGCGTGAAGGCCTCTGGCGCCGATATGGCGCTGGGGTTTGATGGCGACGGCGATCGTTGCGGCGTGGTGGATGATGAGGGCGAGGAGATCTTTGCCGACAAGGTCGGCGTCATCATGGCCCGCGATCTGTCCAAACTGCACCCGAATGCGACCTTTGTGGCGGATGTGAAATCCACCGGGCTGTTTGCCTCGGATCCCGAGCTGAAGGCCAATGGTGTGACGGCGGATTACTGGAAAACCGGTCACAGCCACATGAAACGGCGGGTGAAAGAAATCGGCGCGCTGGCAGGGTTTGAGAAATCCGGCCACTATTTCCTCGCCGAACCTGTGGGCCGGGGCTACGACTGCGGCATGCGCGTGGCGGTGGAAATCTGCAAGCTGATGGACCGCAACCCGGACAAGAGCATGTCCGACCTGAGGAAGGCGCTGCCCAAGACCTGGGCGACGCCCACCATGTCGCCCTATTGTGCCGATACCGAGAAATACACTGTGCTGGAGCGTCTGGTCGAGAAGCTGGTTGCCAAGGCCGAGGCTGGCGAGACACTGGCAGGCCGCCCCATCAAGGAGGTCGTCACCGTGAACGGTGCGCGTGTGATCCTTGATAACGGATCTTGGGGGCTGGTGCGGGCCTCCTCCAATACGCCCAACCTCGTGGTGGTCTGCGAGAGCAGCGAAAGCGAAGCGGAACTGCGCGAGATCTTTGCCGAGATTGACGCTGTGATCCGCACCGAACCGCTGGTCGGTGACTATGATCAGACCTTCTGA
- a CDS encoding ABC transporter permease — protein sequence MVQHTPEQTAPATPAIALGERRFGRMNWLGLRTLARREITRFLVVWTQTLMAPMVTAALFLMIFNIAIGPGRGDVMGVPFIEFLAPGIMMMTVIQNAFANTSSSIVITKVQGNIVDTLMPPLSGFEILLGYLAGAVARGVLVALGIGTGLMLVLGVVPEHPLVALLFVVLGALFLGGLGIVAGVFAEKFDQMAAITNFIVTPLAFLSGTFYSVEALPPVLRLLSHLNPVFYLIDGVRFGVIGTSDSSPLLGLLVCSLSSAAIGTLAWLMLRSGYRLKS from the coding sequence ATGGTACAGCACACCCCAGAGCAGACAGCACCGGCGACACCGGCCATCGCCCTTGGAGAGCGGCGCTTCGGGCGGATGAACTGGCTGGGTCTGCGCACGCTGGCGCGGCGCGAAATCACCCGGTTTCTGGTGGTCTGGACCCAAACGCTGATGGCGCCAATGGTGACGGCGGCGCTGTTCCTGATGATTTTCAATATTGCCATTGGTCCGGGGCGGGGCGATGTTATGGGCGTGCCCTTCATCGAATTTCTGGCCCCCGGTATCATGATGATGACGGTGATTCAGAATGCTTTTGCCAATACGTCATCGTCGATTGTGATCACCAAGGTGCAGGGCAATATCGTCGATACGCTGATGCCACCCTTGTCGGGGTTTGAAATCCTGCTTGGCTATCTGGCCGGGGCGGTGGCGCGCGGCGTTCTTGTCGCGCTGGGCATTGGCACCGGGTTGATGCTGGTGCTGGGTGTGGTGCCGGAACATCCGCTGGTGGCCCTGCTGTTCGTGGTGCTTGGTGCGCTGTTTCTGGGCGGGCTGGGCATTGTCGCCGGTGTCTTTGCCGAGAAATTCGATCAGATGGCGGCGATCACCAATTTCATTGTGACCCCGCTCGCCTTTCTTTCGGGCACCTTCTATTCGGTGGAGGCGCTGCCGCCGGTGCTGCGGCTGCTGTCACATCTCAACCCGGTGTTCTACCTGATCGACGGGGTGCGATTCGGGGTGATCGGCACCTCCGACAGCTCCCCTCTGCTCGGACTGCTGGTTTGCAGTCTGTCCAGTGCGGCGATTGGCACATTGGCCTGGCTGATGCTGCGCAGCGGCTACCGGCTGAAGTCCTGA
- a CDS encoding YHS domain-containing (seleno)protein has protein sequence MKRVLFAALAAASFGLPAFAGDQYIDSTGFAVSGYDVVAYRDLAQNPVGSAQPAAVPGNAAYTAEHNGATFAFSSAENRDKFAANPEYYAPQYDGHCAYGVSKGGKVPGNPNLWRIVDDKLYLNITKNVVGFWEEDIPGNINLAQGNWPEIEPADASKNVIPNFTSSAPEQG, from the coding sequence ATGAAACGCGTTCTCTTTGCCGCCCTTGCCGCTGCCTCCTTTGGTCTGCCTGCCTTTGCCGGGGATCAATATATCGACAGCACCGGCTTTGCGGTCTCCGGCTATGACGTTGTGGCCTACCGCGATCTGGCGCAGAACCCCGTTGGCAGCGCCCAGCCCGCAGCGGTGCCGGGCAATGCGGCCTACACGGCTGAGCATAACGGCGCCACCTTCGCTTTCTCCAGTGCAGAGAACCGCGACAAGTTTGCGGCCAACCCGGAGTATTACGCGCCGCAATATGACGGTCACTGCGCCTATGGCGTCTCTAAGGGGGGCAAGGTTCCGGGCAATCCAAACCTGTGGCGCATCGTGGATGACAAGCTGTACCTCAACATCACCAAAAACGTTGTTGGCTTCTGGGAAGAGGATATTCCCGGCAATATCAACCTTGCTCAGGGCAACTGGCCCGAGATTGAACCAGCGGACGCCTCCAAGAATGTGATCCCGAACTTCACATCCTCCGCCCCGGAACAGGGCTGA
- a CDS encoding ABC transporter ATP-binding protein: MLEFENVSKSFWTGTQRKVILDRVSFRVDLGKSMGVLAPNGTGKTTLINMMAGLEKPDEGEIRHGCRISFPLGFMGGVINRLSAMANARYIANLYGLDPDYVEAYCRWLCGLGEYFDQPVGTYSSGMRARFSFALMLALDFDIFLIDEGMPSTTDVEFNKKAGSILQERLETTTIIMVSHQPKTLEKFVRSAAVLVDGQLHMFETLEEAKQLYDYQTQG, encoded by the coding sequence ATGCTTGAGTTTGAAAACGTGAGCAAGTCCTTCTGGACCGGCACCCAGCGCAAGGTGATCCTTGACCGGGTGTCCTTTCGCGTTGACCTCGGCAAATCCATGGGGGTGCTGGCGCCCAATGGCACCGGCAAGACCACCTTGATCAATATGATGGCCGGGCTGGAGAAACCCGATGAGGGTGAAATTCGCCATGGCTGCCGGATCTCGTTTCCACTGGGGTTTATGGGCGGGGTGATCAACCGCCTGTCGGCGATGGCCAATGCCCGCTATATCGCCAATCTCTACGGGTTGGATCCCGATTACGTCGAAGCCTATTGTCGCTGGCTCTGTGGGCTGGGCGAGTATTTTGACCAACCTGTCGGCACCTATTCCTCCGGTATGCGGGCACGGTTCAGTTTTGCGCTGATGCTGGCGCTGGATTTTGATATCTTCCTCATCGATGAGGGAATGCCCAGCACCACGGATGTGGAATTCAACAAGAAAGCCGGGTCAATCCTGCAGGAACGGCTTGAAACCACCACCATTATCATGGTGTCGCACCAGCCAAAGACGCTGGAGAAATTTGTTCGTTCTGCGGCTGTTCTGGTGGATGGCCAGTTGCATATGTTTGAAACCTTGGAAGAAGCGAAACAGCTCTATGACTACCAAACCCAAGGCTAA
- the yghU gene encoding glutathione-dependent disulfide-bond oxidoreductase: MSDTTYTPPKVWTWEQESGGRFASINRPIAGATHDKELPVGEHPYQLYSLATPNGVKVTVMLEELLAAGHSGSEYDAWLINIGEGDQFGSGFVEVNPNSKIPALMDRSGDAPVRVFESGSILVHLAEKFDAFLPKEGAARAEVMNWLFWQMGSAPYLGGGFGHFYAYAPEKYEYPINRFSMEAKRQLDVLDRQLADNRYIAGEDYSIADMAIWAWYGQLVLGRLYEAAEFLDVESYTHVLRWAKEIDARPAVSRGRMVNRAFGELHTQLRERHDASDFETKTQDKLEPADADS, translated from the coding sequence ATGAGTGACACAACCTACACCCCGCCAAAAGTCTGGACTTGGGAACAGGAAAGCGGCGGCCGCTTTGCCTCAATCAACCGTCCCATTGCCGGGGCCACCCATGATAAGGAACTGCCGGTGGGCGAGCATCCCTATCAGCTCTATTCACTGGCCACACCCAACGGGGTGAAGGTCACGGTGATGCTGGAGGAGCTGCTGGCCGCAGGTCACAGTGGCTCCGAATATGACGCCTGGCTGATCAATATCGGCGAAGGAGATCAGTTTGGCTCCGGTTTTGTCGAGGTCAATCCGAACTCCAAGATCCCGGCATTGATGGACCGCAGCGGCGATGCACCGGTACGGGTGTTTGAATCCGGCTCAATCCTGGTGCATCTGGCGGAGAAATTCGACGCCTTCCTGCCCAAGGAGGGGGCCGCGCGCGCCGAGGTGATGAACTGGCTGTTCTGGCAGATGGGCAGCGCGCCTTATCTCGGCGGTGGCTTTGGCCATTTCTATGCCTATGCGCCGGAGAAATACGAATACCCGATCAATCGCTTCTCGATGGAAGCCAAACGCCAATTGGATGTGCTGGACCGGCAGCTGGCCGACAACCGATATATCGCGGGAGAGGATTACTCCATCGCCGATATGGCGATCTGGGCCTGGTACGGCCAGCTGGTGCTGGGCCGTCTTTATGAGGCGGCAGAGTTCCTGGACGTGGAGAGCTACACCCATGTGCTGCGTTGGGCGAAGGAAATCGACGCGCGTCCAGCGGTGTCACGGGGCCGCATGGTCAACCGGGCCTTTGGTGAGTTGCACACCCAGTTGCGCGAACGTCACGATGCGTCCGATTTTGAGACCAAGACACAGGACAAGCTGGAACCGGCTGACGCGGACAGCTGA
- a CDS encoding SseB family protein: MTDATPLDHSHAAMLAAPQDDAARLRFYERLADSELFLMLTKEPEGDTIAPELFETSDGTFALVFDREDRLAEFAGRIVPYAALSGRVVVQMLAGQGAGAKIGLGVNLDVAPSAILIPAEAVAWLHDTLGQTPAEVDAAIEAITAPKGLPEMLITALDTKLATAVGLAQSAYLVGLHYRGGGQGHLLGFVDAKEAAQSALAKAVGEALTFSGVEAGALDVGFFASSDAMAARLAQAGLRFDLPQPAEPVLPSAPGRDPENPPRLS, from the coding sequence ATGACTGACGCCACCCCTCTGGATCACAGCCACGCCGCAATGCTGGCCGCCCCCCAGGACGATGCGGCCCGCCTGCGGTTCTACGAGCGGCTGGCAGATAGCGAATTATTCCTGATGCTGACCAAAGAACCCGAGGGCGACACCATTGCGCCGGAGCTGTTCGAGACCTCCGATGGCACCTTTGCACTGGTGTTTGATCGCGAGGACCGGCTGGCAGAATTCGCCGGGCGCATCGTTCCTTATGCCGCTTTGTCGGGTCGGGTTGTGGTGCAGATGCTGGCGGGGCAGGGGGCAGGGGCCAAAATTGGCCTTGGTGTTAACCTTGATGTGGCGCCGTCCGCGATCTTGATCCCTGCTGAGGCGGTGGCCTGGCTGCATGACACGCTGGGCCAGACCCCGGCTGAGGTCGATGCCGCGATTGAGGCGATCACCGCGCCCAAGGGCCTGCCGGAGATGCTGATCACGGCGCTTGACACCAAACTCGCCACGGCTGTGGGGCTGGCACAATCCGCCTATCTGGTGGGACTGCACTATCGTGGCGGCGGGCAGGGCCATCTCCTCGGATTTGTTGATGCCAAGGAGGCCGCGCAATCCGCATTGGCCAAGGCGGTGGGAGAGGCGCTGACCTTCTCCGGGGTTGAGGCGGGTGCGCTGGATGTCGGCTTCTTTGCCAGCAGCGATGCGATGGCCGCGCGGCTGGCGCAGGCCGGGCTGCGGTTTGATCTGCCGCAACCGGCGGAACCGGTGCTGCCGTCGGCCCCCGGACGCGACCCGGAAAACCCGCCTCGGCTCAGCTGA